Proteins encoded in a region of the Gallalistipes aquisgranensis genome:
- a CDS encoding cation:proton antiporter: protein MSTLLTMPPITLPIADPVLKFLIILIIILLTPLLLNKLKIPQLLGLIIAGAVIGPHGFNLILRDSSIILSGTAGLLYIMFLAGLEIDLNDFKKNSNKSLVFGLFTFCVPLTLGFLISHYLLHFSLLSSILFGSIFSSHTLITYPIVSRLGVSKDISVNLTVGGTVITDTLALLVLTIIVGMAGGEVTEMFWIRLGASVVIFGLLVMLVFPIIGRWFFKRCKDNISQFVFVLAMVFLGAFLAQVAGIEAIIGAFLAGMAMNRLIPSTSPLMNRIEFVGNAIFIPFFLLGVGMLIDYRAFFSGWETLEVGAIMIATATGAKFTAAWLTQKTFRLSADQRRVIFGMSNAHVAATLAIVTVGYNVVLGTGDDGEPIRLLNDSVLNGTILMILVSCIISSFATQKGAQNLALTDVSRHDSGKEGHERILISVSNENTVGELINLSTALKAKSNTSDLYAINVVDNQSTDENAVKKAGKILSEAAKTAAATDTYLHELLRYDLSSTNAIVSVAKEHRITDLIMGMPTDNPEQPNPLRHIEWIISQSNVTTFVYRPVQPLSTVKRHLIVVPERAEKEIGFTLWLRKLWQLASSTGAKIVFYADSATQNSLKEICERHPIDAEMEDFPGWEDFLILSRDIRTDDMIWTILSRRDKPSFHPAMNRIPAYLNRYFADNSFILLFPAQGDKPEENRYYV, encoded by the coding sequence ATGTCCACATTACTCACCATGCCTCCCATTACCCTGCCGATCGCAGACCCCGTACTGAAATTTCTCATCATACTGATTATCATTCTGCTGACCCCTCTATTGCTGAACAAACTCAAAATCCCGCAACTGCTGGGACTCATCATCGCAGGGGCCGTCATCGGTCCGCACGGTTTCAACCTTATCCTGCGCGATAGCAGCATCATCCTCTCCGGAACAGCCGGCCTGCTCTACATCATGTTCCTGGCCGGGCTCGAAATCGACCTGAACGACTTCAAGAAAAACAGCAACAAGAGCCTTGTGTTCGGCCTTTTCACCTTCTGCGTCCCCCTCACGCTGGGTTTCCTGATCAGCCACTACCTGCTCCACTTCTCGCTCCTGTCGTCGATCCTCTTCGGCAGTATCTTCTCCTCCCACACCCTGATCACCTACCCGATCGTCAGCCGGCTCGGAGTGAGCAAGGACATCTCGGTCAACCTCACCGTAGGAGGCACGGTCATCACCGACACGCTGGCCCTGCTGGTACTGACCATCATCGTGGGGATGGCCGGAGGCGAGGTGACTGAAATGTTCTGGATCAGGCTGGGGGCCTCGGTCGTGATCTTCGGTCTGCTGGTCATGCTGGTCTTCCCGATCATCGGACGCTGGTTTTTCAAACGCTGCAAGGACAATATCTCCCAGTTCGTCTTCGTCCTGGCGATGGTTTTCCTCGGCGCGTTCCTGGCCCAGGTAGCCGGAATCGAAGCCATCATCGGGGCCTTTCTCGCCGGCATGGCGATGAACCGGCTGATCCCGAGCACATCGCCGCTGATGAACCGGATCGAGTTCGTGGGCAACGCCATCTTCATCCCCTTCTTCCTGCTCGGCGTGGGCATGCTGATCGACTACCGGGCCTTTTTCAGCGGCTGGGAGACGCTCGAAGTGGGCGCCATCATGATCGCCACGGCGACGGGAGCCAAATTCACGGCCGCGTGGCTCACCCAGAAGACATTCCGCCTGTCGGCGGACCAGCGCAGGGTCATCTTCGGCATGAGCAACGCCCATGTGGCCGCCACGCTGGCCATCGTGACCGTAGGCTACAACGTGGTACTGGGCACCGGAGACGACGGGGAACCGATCCGCCTGCTGAACGACAGCGTACTCAACGGCACGATTCTGATGATTCTCGTCTCGTGCATCATCTCTTCGTTCGCCACTCAGAAAGGGGCCCAGAACCTGGCCCTCACAGACGTATCCCGCCACGACTCGGGCAAGGAGGGACACGAACGCATCCTGATCTCGGTCAGCAATGAAAACACCGTCGGCGAACTGATCAATCTCAGCACGGCCCTCAAAGCCAAAAGCAACACGTCCGACCTGTATGCCATCAACGTGGTGGACAACCAGTCCACCGACGAGAACGCCGTCAAAAAGGCCGGGAAGATACTCTCGGAAGCCGCCAAGACGGCTGCCGCCACGGATACCTATCTGCACGAACTGCTCCGGTACGACCTGAGCAGCACGAACGCCATCGTCAGCGTAGCCAAAGAGCACCGGATCACCGACCTGATCATGGGTATGCCGACAGACAATCCGGAGCAGCCGAATCCGCTGCGCCATATCGAATGGATCATTTCGCAGAGTAATGTCACAACCTTCGTCTATCGTCCCGTACAGCCTCTCTCGACGGTAAAACGCCATCTGATCGTCGTTCCCGAACGGGCGGAAAAGGAGATCGGATTCACGCTCTGGCTCCGCAAGCTCTGGCAGCTTGCCTCCAGCACGGGGGCCAAAATCGTCTTCTATGCCGACTCCGCCACTCAAAACAGCCTGAAAGAGATCTGCGAACGCCATCCCATCGACGCCGAAATGGAAGATTTCCCCGGCTGGGAAGATTTCCTGATCCTCTCGCGCGACATCCGCACGGACGATATGATCTGGACCATTCTCAGCCGCCGGGACAAACCCTCGTTCCACCCGGCCATGAACCGGATTCCGGCCTACCTGAACCGTTATTTCGCAGACAACAGCTTCATCCTGCTTTTCCCTGCGCAGGGAGACAAACCGGAAGAAAACCGCTATTACGTCTGA
- a CDS encoding YciI family protein: MYLIFVNYKKPLAEVEKYVDAHRSYLDRYYGTGELVCSGPRNPRVGGIILCRAENMKAAKAITLGDPFYLNGIADYEIIEFDPVKRAPGFEQFIE, encoded by the coding sequence ATGTATCTGATATTCGTGAATTATAAGAAGCCGCTGGCCGAAGTGGAGAAATACGTGGACGCCCACCGCTCCTATCTGGACCGGTATTACGGGACGGGCGAACTGGTCTGCTCCGGTCCCCGCAATCCCCGCGTGGGTGGAATCATTCTCTGCCGGGCGGAAAACATGAAGGCCGCCAAAGCGATCACGCTCGGCGATCCTTTCTATCTGAACGGCATCGCAGACTATGAAATCATCGAATTCGATCCGGTCAAACGGGCGCCCGGATTCGAGCAGTTCATAGAGTAG
- the ung gene encoding uracil-DNA glycosylase has product MQVKIEESWRARLQPEFDKPYFEKLTAFVREEYARHTVFPRGGAIFHAFNTCPFDRVKAVILGQDPYHEPGQYYGLCFSVMDGVPFPPSLVNIFREVSSDLGKPIPVSGRLERWADQGVLLINAILTVRAHQAGSHRGHGWEEFTDAVIRCINDQREHVVFMLWGAYAQRKGAFIDRTRHLVLTAPHPSPLSADRGFFGCRHFSRANAYFRANGLPEIDW; this is encoded by the coding sequence ATGCAGGTAAAAATTGAAGAGAGTTGGCGTGCCCGTTTGCAGCCCGAATTCGATAAGCCCTATTTCGAAAAATTGACGGCTTTCGTCCGGGAGGAATATGCGAGACATACGGTGTTCCCGCGCGGCGGGGCGATCTTCCATGCGTTCAACACATGTCCGTTCGACCGGGTGAAGGCGGTGATTTTGGGGCAGGACCCCTATCACGAACCGGGACAGTATTACGGGCTCTGTTTTTCCGTGATGGACGGTGTGCCGTTTCCGCCTTCGCTGGTCAATATTTTCCGGGAAGTCTCGTCCGATCTGGGAAAACCGATACCGGTGTCGGGTCGTCTGGAGCGCTGGGCGGATCAGGGCGTACTGCTGATCAATGCGATCCTGACGGTCAGGGCCCATCAGGCCGGTTCCCATCGCGGACACGGTTGGGAGGAGTTTACCGATGCCGTGATCCGTTGTATCAACGACCAGCGGGAGCATGTCGTCTTTATGCTTTGGGGGGCTTATGCCCAGAGGAAAGGCGCTTTTATCGACCGTACGCGCCATTTGGTGCTTACCGCCCCTCATCCTTCGCCGCTCTCTGCCGACCGGGGGTTTTTCGGCTGCCGCCATTTCAGCCGGGCGAATGCCTACTTCCGGGCGAACGGGCTTCCCGAAATAGATTGGTGA
- a CDS encoding nitrous oxide-stimulated promoter family protein produces MTSRIEREKTTVKCMIALYCRKKERNATLCDDCRRLTEYALARLDACRCGENKPACKKCPHHCYAGHYRVKIREVMRFSGPRMMLYHPLAALRHFLKR; encoded by the coding sequence ATGACAAGCCGGATCGAACGGGAGAAAACTACCGTGAAGTGCATGATTGCCTTGTATTGCCGGAAGAAGGAGCGGAACGCGACGCTCTGCGACGACTGCCGGCGGTTGACGGAGTATGCCCTCGCCCGTCTCGATGCATGTCGTTGCGGGGAAAATAAACCGGCCTGCAAAAAATGTCCGCATCATTGTTACGCGGGGCACTATCGGGTGAAAATCCGGGAGGTCATGCGGTTCTCCGGTCCGCGGATGATGTTGTATCATCCGCTTGCGGCCCTCCGGCATTTCCTGAAAAGATAA
- a CDS encoding BF3164 family lipoprotein produces the protein MYETVYTPRVERIEAIPEEQYVALAVYKDMLVAGGYVNGCMLHLFDRESGEYVTGFARAGNDAGEFSARPFFQADEKSGRLTVVPAGTRRVIVYDLEKILDEQPAVSGEFTFRFPLNIYNAVLSERGLLANGACASDSLRFRMGFVDPESMSVKWSSVYADIPFPYSDGIEYRIKRNLAGSMFAWHFNPERRRIVAGSGYGMVLEIFDVDSVVKPAAVRYFLDAGSYGVEHRTALFPVIVPTGETVLGYRWITSSDRYIYTLNFCDRNGRRLGNGMSEISVFDWQGNPVALLEGLPHLSCIASGRDGCLFGIVQPEDRSTRYIVRIRTK, from the coding sequence GTGTATGAGACGGTATATACGCCCCGGGTCGAGCGGATAGAGGCTATTCCTGAAGAACAGTATGTGGCTCTGGCCGTATATAAGGATATGCTGGTCGCAGGCGGATATGTGAACGGCTGTATGCTTCATCTGTTCGATCGTGAAAGCGGCGAGTATGTCACCGGTTTTGCCCGGGCGGGTAATGATGCGGGAGAGTTTTCTGCCCGTCCCTTTTTTCAGGCGGACGAAAAGTCGGGACGGCTGACGGTCGTTCCCGCAGGCACCCGGCGGGTGATCGTGTACGATTTGGAGAAGATATTGGATGAACAGCCTGCTGTCAGCGGGGAATTCACTTTCCGTTTCCCGCTGAATATTTACAATGCAGTCCTTTCGGAGCGGGGATTGCTGGCCAATGGGGCCTGTGCGTCCGATTCGCTGCGTTTCAGAATGGGCTTCGTCGATCCGGAAAGTATGTCTGTGAAGTGGTCGTCCGTTTATGCGGATATTCCTTTTCCGTATTCCGACGGAATCGAATACCGGATAAAACGCAATCTGGCCGGGTCGATGTTTGCCTGGCATTTCAATCCCGAACGGCGCAGGATCGTTGCGGGAAGCGGTTACGGAATGGTTCTCGAAATTTTCGATGTCGATTCGGTGGTGAAACCGGCTGCCGTCCGGTATTTTCTGGATGCCGGCTCTTACGGTGTGGAACACCGGACCGCCCTTTTCCCGGTGATTGTCCCGACCGGCGAAACCGTTTTGGGATATAGATGGATCACCTCTTCGGACCGCTATATTTACACGCTCAATTTTTGCGACCGAAACGGCAGGAGACTTGGCAATGGGATGTCGGAGATCAGCGTTTTCGATTGGCAGGGGAATCCCGTTGCTCTCCTGGAGGGATTGCCGCATCTGTCGTGTATTGCTTCCGGAAGAGATGGCTGCTTGTTCGGAATTGTTCAGCCGGAAGACAGGTCGACGCGTTATATCGTAAGGATAAGAACAAAATAA
- a CDS encoding TonB-dependent receptor domain-containing protein: MRICYRLLLLGICLSVGVASRAQVEVFVPVGTPVVNADMVDGQKDKLKRSFSVSGRLVDSVYHTPIPFAGVVLLDTMGVRTIAQSISDEAGRFTVRVDDSGTYLLRIIVFGNMPWQKRVRLSLRHRKIELGDLAFRYVVGIDSVSVTTVKKLIRVDMDKIVYNVADDPFAKGAPLFDVMRSVPLVSTDGQDELTLNGQSNFLVLVDGKRNAIFKGKGFALSSVMKAYPADAVESIEVMTIPPPRYEAEGIGGVINVVTKRSKVNGYSVGVNTLATSLGTLSAGATAMLKYDRFSMSLFGSVSRNDTGMAESWTERENFGSDRNRLWSNYHRNDQRERSLFGILHMSYDIDSLRLLTAGVDFGHTETRADRSGVAGIYDRSGLLTRRYDTYDDVKSPSPRLTVNVEYQRSFRKKERMLTFAYLFDRSADRADDLRTLIDFVVTGSDIRRDRSHTLSFEHTGQVDYSDVFNRRHELSAGGKYICRRYATGSSRDLFDAAGNVWSKDPSYVADRLGYVQQIFSGYGNYTLKGSKFGGRIGFRAEYADNDARAGTGEQENRFSNAFFNFMPNVSFYFVLSGSQNLNAGYTHRVGRPSVSMLNPYRNDADPSYIYYGNPDLEPESAHTFNVQWGYYRQRHAMSLTFSSVLCNNKIFYYARDHGDGVKEMTYGNVGKKNDFMLYFYYTYRTGRNFECGINGHYGYTRLGDRTNSDSFNSGWHGALNFRIRTALWKNAGINGFATYLSDNILLQGERSSCPSYSLQLYQNFLENRLRVSATAAQFFNQYYTTDGTTETSEFREVSEFRRRARFFNLAVSFTFGKMDEKVKKSGRAILNDDLITQ, translated from the coding sequence ATGCGCATCTGTTACCGGTTGCTGTTGTTGGGAATATGCCTGTCCGTGGGTGTTGCCTCTCGGGCCCAGGTGGAGGTTTTCGTACCGGTGGGGACGCCTGTGGTCAACGCCGATATGGTGGATGGACAGAAGGATAAACTGAAAAGAAGTTTTTCGGTTTCCGGCCGGCTGGTCGATTCGGTATATCATACGCCGATCCCTTTTGCCGGAGTCGTCCTTCTCGATACGATGGGCGTGCGGACGATCGCCCAATCCATATCCGACGAGGCGGGGCGGTTCACCGTGCGGGTCGATGATTCGGGGACATACCTGTTGCGGATCATCGTTTTCGGAAATATGCCCTGGCAAAAGAGAGTCAGACTCAGTTTGCGCCACCGCAAGATCGAACTCGGTGACCTTGCGTTCCGTTATGTCGTCGGAATTGATTCCGTGTCGGTTACGACGGTCAAGAAATTGATCCGTGTGGACATGGACAAGATCGTGTACAACGTGGCGGACGATCCTTTCGCCAAGGGCGCCCCTCTGTTCGACGTCATGCGGAGCGTTCCGCTGGTTTCGACGGACGGCCAGGACGAACTGACGCTGAACGGTCAATCGAATTTTCTGGTTTTGGTCGACGGAAAGCGGAATGCGATTTTCAAGGGAAAGGGATTCGCCCTCTCCTCGGTCATGAAGGCTTATCCGGCGGATGCCGTGGAAAGTATCGAGGTCATGACGATTCCTCCGCCCCGGTATGAGGCGGAGGGGATCGGCGGGGTTATCAATGTCGTCACGAAACGCAGTAAGGTGAACGGGTATTCGGTCGGGGTGAATACGTTGGCGACCTCGTTGGGGACGTTGAGTGCAGGCGCGACCGCCATGTTGAAATACGACCGGTTCTCCATGTCTTTGTTCGGCTCCGTTTCCCGGAACGACACGGGCATGGCCGAATCATGGACGGAGCGGGAAAATTTCGGTTCCGATCGGAATCGGCTGTGGTCGAATTACCACAGGAATGACCAGCGGGAAAGAAGCCTGTTCGGAATTCTCCATATGAGTTACGATATAGATTCTCTGCGGTTGCTGACTGCCGGGGTGGATTTCGGCCATACGGAGACCCGGGCCGACCGGTCCGGCGTCGCCGGGATTTACGACCGGTCCGGGTTGCTGACCCGCAGATACGATACGTATGACGATGTGAAGTCCCCTTCTCCCCGGCTGACCGTCAATGTCGAATACCAGCGTTCCTTTCGGAAAAAGGAACGGATGCTGACGTTCGCCTATCTGTTCGATCGGAGTGCCGATAGGGCGGATGATCTCCGTACATTGATAGATTTTGTCGTAACGGGATCGGATATCCGGAGGGACAGGTCCCATACGCTCTCTTTCGAGCATACGGGACAGGTAGACTATTCCGATGTGTTCAACCGCCGGCACGAGTTGAGTGCAGGAGGAAAGTACATCTGCCGCAGGTATGCAACGGGATCGTCCCGGGATTTGTTCGATGCGGCCGGTAACGTTTGGTCTAAAGACCCGTCTTATGTGGCCGACAGGCTCGGTTACGTACAGCAGATATTTTCAGGATACGGAAATTATACGCTGAAGGGAAGTAAATTCGGAGGCCGGATCGGATTTCGGGCGGAATATGCCGATAATGATGCCCGGGCGGGAACCGGCGAACAGGAAAACCGTTTTTCGAACGCCTTTTTCAACTTCATGCCGAACGTTTCCTTTTATTTCGTCCTGTCCGGAAGCCAGAATCTCAATGCCGGATATACCCACCGGGTCGGACGTCCGTCGGTGTCGATGCTCAATCCGTACAGGAATGATGCCGACCCGTCCTATATCTATTACGGCAATCCCGATCTGGAACCGGAATCGGCACACACTTTCAACGTGCAATGGGGATATTACCGGCAGAGGCATGCGATGTCGCTCACCTTTTCTTCGGTCCTGTGCAACAATAAAATCTTCTATTACGCCCGAGATCATGGGGACGGGGTGAAGGAGATGACCTATGGCAATGTCGGCAAAAAGAACGATTTTATGCTCTATTTTTACTATACTTATCGGACGGGCAGGAATTTCGAATGTGGGATAAACGGGCATTACGGGTATACCCGTTTGGGCGACAGGACGAATTCCGACAGTTTCAATTCCGGTTGGCACGGGGCCCTGAACTTCCGTATCCGGACGGCTTTGTGGAAGAATGCCGGGATCAACGGTTTTGCCACCTATTTGTCCGATAATATCCTTCTGCAAGGAGAGCGGAGTTCCTGCCCGAGCTATTCCCTTCAGTTATATCAGAATTTCCTGGAGAACCGATTGCGGGTATCTGCGACTGCGGCACAGTTTTTCAATCAATATTATACGACGGACGGCACTACCGAGACTTCGGAATTCCGGGAGGTGTCGGAATTCCGACGCCGGGCCCGCTTTTTCAACCTGGCGGTTTCGTTCACTTTCGGGAAGATGGATGAGAAAGTCAAAAAATCCGGCAGGGCGATTCTGAACGATGATTTGATCACGCAGTGA
- a CDS encoding pseudouridine synthase has translation MRNFNPKDKPRTKEFGERNGDGLHREDSDRREGSYASFTKDKRTRTGVKRVERISRDTRPDYPRHDREEGERPRRSFNPNFTKDNRLKDNGKPYPKEDGNARTTRKPYEEKDWKGKPAREHFRRDEGAGHGWRDRNDPERTGKPYGDRKKSGEWKKQTGGKRFDKPKKDGDYPRFAAPKQDKPIRLNRFLAMSGLCSRREADDYITAGVVTVNGVVVTELGSKVSPDDEVRFNDSIVRGEKKVYILMNKPKGFVTTLDDPHADKTVMDLVKGACTERVYPVGRLDKNSVGVLLITNDGDLTKRLTHPSYSKKKIYQVSLDKPLTKADMEQIAQGVELEDGPIFADEISYVKDNHKEIGIEIHSGRNRIVRRIFEYFGYKVQKLDRVYFAGLTKKSLKRGAWRFLTPREVAMLKSGEYE, from the coding sequence ATGAGAAATTTCAATCCGAAAGACAAACCCCGCACGAAAGAGTTCGGGGAGCGGAATGGAGACGGTCTCCATCGGGAAGATTCAGACCGCCGCGAAGGAAGCTACGCCTCCTTTACCAAGGACAAACGGACACGCACGGGTGTCAAGCGCGTGGAGCGGATATCCCGGGACACCCGGCCCGATTATCCGAGGCACGACAGAGAGGAAGGCGAGCGTCCGCGCCGCTCTTTCAACCCCAATTTCACGAAAGACAACCGGCTGAAAGATAACGGGAAGCCTTATCCGAAAGAGGACGGGAACGCCCGTACGACACGAAAACCATACGAAGAGAAGGATTGGAAAGGCAAACCCGCACGGGAACATTTCCGCAGGGACGAGGGAGCGGGCCACGGATGGCGCGACCGGAACGACCCGGAACGAACGGGCAAACCCTACGGCGACAGGAAAAAGAGCGGGGAATGGAAAAAACAGACGGGAGGCAAACGCTTCGACAAACCGAAAAAAGACGGAGACTATCCCCGGTTCGCCGCTCCGAAACAGGACAAACCTATCCGGTTGAACCGGTTCCTGGCCATGTCCGGTCTCTGTTCCCGCCGGGAAGCGGACGACTACATCACGGCGGGAGTGGTGACGGTCAACGGTGTGGTAGTGACAGAGCTGGGCAGCAAAGTCTCCCCCGATGACGAAGTGCGTTTCAACGACAGTATCGTGCGGGGCGAGAAGAAAGTGTACATCCTGATGAACAAACCCAAAGGGTTCGTCACGACACTGGACGATCCGCACGCCGACAAAACGGTCATGGACCTCGTCAAGGGCGCCTGCACCGAACGGGTCTATCCCGTGGGACGACTGGACAAAAACAGTGTGGGGGTCCTGCTCATCACCAACGACGGCGATCTGACCAAACGGCTCACCCACCCCTCCTACTCCAAAAAGAAGATATACCAAGTATCGCTCGACAAACCCCTCACCAAAGCCGACATGGAACAGATCGCTCAGGGAGTGGAACTGGAAGACGGTCCCATCTTCGCCGACGAGATCAGCTACGTGAAGGACAACCACAAGGAGATCGGTATCGAAATCCACTCGGGACGCAACCGTATCGTGCGCCGTATTTTCGAATACTTCGGCTACAAGGTGCAGAAACTCGACCGGGTATACTTCGCAGGGCTGACCAAAAAGAGCCTCAAACGGGGTGCATGGCGTTTTCTGACTCCGCGCGAAGTGGCGATGCTCAAGTCGGGAGAGTACGAATAG
- a CDS encoding MalY/PatB family protein, with protein sequence MSVMEYDFDRVVVREGTRCEKYDSREEIFGRADVIPLWVADMDFEVAPFITEAIMRRAAHPVYGYEFRGSGFYDSAAGWIARRGGWNVEPGWMNFTPGVVSGLVCAMRAVTQEGDRVVIQPPVYPPFARVTKSNGRRLVENPLRETNAGYEMDFDDLDRKLNGAKALLLCNPQNPTGRVFTRRELERVGELCIRHDVVLISDEIHCDLIQKPYQHIHIASLSDELAHRTITLVAPSKTFNLAGLSTSLAVIPDPSLRRRFRAEFDRMHIDQGNVFGTAALEAAYRQGDEWLDRLLEYVRGNMEYVTEFFARHIPSVKTRPSEGTYMMWLDFRAWGLSPQELWHFLVFEAGLGLNEGARFGTGGEGFMRINLATRRALVEQAMSQLETACRKRGLTGV encoded by the coding sequence ATGTCTGTTATGGAGTACGATTTCGACCGGGTGGTCGTCCGTGAAGGGACCCGTTGCGAAAAATACGACAGCCGGGAAGAGATTTTCGGCCGGGCCGATGTGATTCCGCTTTGGGTGGCGGACATGGATTTCGAAGTGGCTCCGTTCATCACGGAGGCCATTATGCGCCGGGCCGCCCATCCTGTTTACGGTTACGAGTTCCGGGGCTCCGGATTTTACGATTCCGCTGCCGGCTGGATCGCCCGCCGGGGCGGATGGAACGTCGAGCCCGGATGGATGAATTTTACTCCGGGGGTCGTTTCCGGTCTGGTTTGCGCGATGCGGGCCGTTACGCAGGAGGGCGATAGGGTGGTGATCCAGCCTCCGGTCTATCCTCCGTTCGCCCGTGTGACGAAGTCCAACGGGCGCCGTCTGGTCGAGAATCCGCTTCGGGAGACGAACGCGGGATATGAAATGGATTTCGACGATCTCGACCGGAAGCTGAACGGGGCGAAAGCGTTGCTTCTCTGCAATCCCCAGAACCCTACCGGGCGTGTCTTTACGCGCAGAGAACTGGAGCGGGTGGGGGAGTTGTGCATAAGGCATGATGTGGTTTTGATTTCGGACGAGATTCATTGCGACCTGATTCAAAAACCATACCAGCACATACATATAGCGTCTCTTTCGGATGAGTTGGCCCACAGGACGATAACGCTGGTGGCTCCGAGCAAGACCTTCAATCTGGCAGGTCTCTCCACGTCGCTGGCCGTGATTCCCGATCCGTCGCTCCGGAGGCGGTTCCGGGCCGAGTTCGACAGGATGCACATAGACCAGGGGAACGTTTTCGGCACGGCTGCGCTCGAAGCCGCCTACCGGCAGGGTGACGAATGGCTGGACCGGCTGTTGGAGTATGTGAGGGGGAATATGGAGTATGTGACGGAATTTTTCGCCCGGCATATTCCTTCCGTGAAGACCCGGCCGAGCGAAGGAACCTATATGATGTGGCTCGATTTTCGTGCCTGGGGGCTCTCTCCGCAGGAGTTGTGGCATTTTCTCGTCTTCGAGGCGGGGTTGGGTCTGAATGAAGGGGCCCGGTTCGGCACGGGAGGCGAAGGGTTCATGCGGATCAATCTGGCCACCCGCCGGGCACTGGTCGAACAAGCCATGTCGCAACTGGAAACGGCTTGCCGGAAACGGGGTCTGACAGGGGTGTGA
- a CDS encoding class I SAM-dependent methyltransferase, whose product MRSIQSAERVSQQDVSDNYVFQRSQLAYHRAAELVSGSVLEIGTGSGYGVSIISPHAKSFITIDKFEPGIDLSGYGNVEFHKMTVPPLKGIASNSFDFVITFQVIEHIKDDFGFVREIYRVLKPGGQLIVSTPNKKMSLTRNPWHVREYTVDEFKNLIGSHFGEIDAQGVFGDEKVMDYYAKNKKSVENITRFDIFRLQYVLPRWMLKIPYDILNRMNRRRLLVDNRRLTSTITMEDYRFATADDRCFDLYFIARK is encoded by the coding sequence ATGAGAAGCATACAAAGCGCGGAACGGGTATCGCAACAGGACGTTTCGGACAACTACGTATTTCAGAGATCGCAGCTGGCCTATCACCGGGCAGCGGAACTGGTATCGGGCAGTGTACTGGAAATCGGCACGGGCAGCGGCTACGGCGTCTCGATCATATCGCCCCATGCCAAAAGTTTCATCACGATCGACAAATTCGAACCCGGAATAGACTTGTCGGGATACGGAAACGTAGAGTTCCACAAAATGACGGTTCCGCCACTGAAGGGAATCGCCTCCAACAGTTTCGACTTCGTCATCACGTTCCAGGTGATCGAACATATCAAGGACGACTTCGGTTTCGTGAGGGAGATATACCGCGTGCTGAAACCGGGCGGACAACTGATCGTCTCGACTCCCAACAAGAAGATGTCGCTCACACGCAATCCGTGGCACGTGAGGGAATACACCGTGGATGAATTCAAGAACCTGATCGGCAGTCATTTCGGAGAAATAGACGCCCAAGGTGTATTCGGCGACGAAAAGGTGATGGACTACTATGCCAAAAACAAGAAGTCGGTGGAAAACATCACCCGGTTCGACATCTTCCGGCTGCAGTATGTCCTGCCCCGGTGGATGCTCAAAATTCCCTACGACATCCTCAACCGCATGAATCGTCGCCGGCTGCTGGTGGACAACCGCCGGCTCACCTCGACCATCACCATGGAAGATTACCGTTTTGCGACGGCCGACGACCGCTGTTTCGACCTCTATTTCATCGCCAGGAAGTAG